The genomic segment ttttttttcccttgacatttcttttacagCACTTGCGGTCAGTTTCTGCGTGTTTACTTCCTAAGAACTCCATCAGCTTTAGCAAAGCAAATCTTCAAAGATAATTGCACGTAATAggacatgtttttcatttgtcattaATATCAATTTTCTGTTTCCATTCAGTGATATTTTGCGAATGGACTCCACTAACGCAGATGCTCTGTATGTGCGTGGTCTCTGTCTGTACTATGAGGACTGCATCGATAAGGCTGTCCAGTTCTTTGTCCAGGCTCTGCGTATGGCTCCTGATCACGACAAGGCTCGGCTTGCTTGTAGAGTGAGTAATTAAACACATGAAATATAAATTGGTAAATGGATTTGTTCtgaattactttaaatttaacgATCTAAAGTGTGAAAGGTTATTTATCACATGGGTTTCATTTGGCTTCAGGGATGGCTCAGTGAGATCATTTTCTTGTAGTCATTATCACCAGAACAACTTGGATTTCTGTGATGTGGTTGAATAACTCGGATACAttagctggggggggggggttaaatgGATTTCTCATAGTCACACACTATACAGACCATTTATGTGTTTACTCAGAATCtgccaaataataataaatgactcTCTTGGATTACTTGCTAAATGTGTCTCTTACAGACATCTAAGAATTGAACACAAAACTGTCAAGTTAGTGTGTTTTCCCCAAACTTTATCTGAGAGGAGACTTACAGTCCCGCTCATTGAAACTCCTTGCTTTAAGTAGCTTTTGAGgctgattttatgttttgtttttccagaatGCCAAAGCACTAAAAGCCAAGAAGGAGGAAGGGAATAAGACATTTAAGGAGGGAAACTTTGAGGCGGCCTATGAGCTGTACTCTGAGGCTCTAACAATAGATCCTAATAACATCAAGACTAATGCCAAGCTGTACTGTAATAGAGCCACTGTTGGATCAAAGGTGAGCAGCATGCACCACATCTTGCATCAACATCAGACAAGTTAGTTACATCCTCTGCTTTATATCTTGAGGTACACACTTTCAGATTACCATAGTCTTGAGAGATGCTAAATTCTCTAACATCAGCAGAACTAAGTTGTTTTATCTTCCTTGCTTTCTGCTTTGAATGATCccatttgttggttttttttaaaagctgaagAAACTAGAACAGGCAATTGAAGACTGCACAAAGGCCATTAAACTGGATGAGACCTACATCAAGGCCTATTTAAGGAGAGCACAATGGTATGTTTGAAATTTCTAACTTAATTGTTAGTAGACAATCTAAGGTAGATTGCATTTGACACCAGAcagaataattattatttaccAAGTGGTTAAATATTGACTAACAGAGTTCTGCATCCTGTGCTGCAGTTACATGGACACAGAGCAGTATGAAGAGGCAGTGAGGGACTATGAGAAGGTTTACCagacagaaaagacaaaaggtAAGGTAATCCCCTGGGTGGACACTGGGGTGGAGGGGGCATAGCAAGACTTTTATACAGCAATAAAACACCCCATGACCATGAAATCTCTTCTCACAAATGAGGAAGAGACACCTCGAGATACACATATGTCCTAAactgtttcttctcttttttcttggtTGCCAAAGCTGGCCCATTCAGCTAGTTACTTTATGATAAAAGGCACTGATGCTAATTCCAGCCTCATAAAAACTTAAGATATTTACAACTCTGAGCACTTGGGGTGGCATCACAAACATGTATGCTTCCTTTATGGCAGTGGTTCTGAGTTATGACAGGGGCGGTGCAGccagactaaataaaaatagtttttgcactgctagcaaaagatggacaaatttgtgaagaTATCAATGGGCAAATGATTTTGAATCAGCAACAAagattttaacaataaaaaaagaagaaaatataatgaGGCATATCGTGCCCTgggcttgaccaggtaatggtcagtGGTGAGTAATGAAGAGAGACTGTTGTATGTCGCACAATATTaccatctgacagtatgaagctaAACAAGTTACAACGCTACTTGGGGACTTTTCATCCTGAACAAAAAAGCATGTttattactttagaaataaacaacTCTACTGTCGTATATACAGAGTGAATATACAGCATATGTCTCATCAAAAGCTCAACTCACATGAAGTAGTTTCCTTGTTTAAAACGCCTCACGCTATAGCAGAGGAGGTAAAaattccttctgccactgacatggCTTTAACCATGGTTAACGAAatagcagccaataaactaaagacaaTTTCGTGGCACATTTCTTCAtacatttctttgtaagcacTGGGTTGAGTGTGATAGTGGGTCAGGGATAGGGGGGCCTTGACATTGTTGTTGATGAAAACGGGGTCCCAcaggaaaagtttgggaaccacttgTTATGGCAATACAGCCCCATAAATGAAACATATAGACACATCCTATAATGATCCTGTTACATTTATTTCGTTGCCTATTTACTTATTTGTCAATGAAAGATATTGACATTCCCAGATATATTTCTtgctcatttttcctttttttttctccccacagAACACAAACACCTTCTCAAAACTGCTCAGCTGGAGTTGAAGAAAAGCAAGCGAAAAGATTACTACAAGGTTCTCGGGATTGATAAGAACGCCACAGAGGATGAGATCAAGAAAGCGTACCGCAAACGGGCACTTTTACATCATCCAGGTCTCTGATGTCTGcttgctattaaaaaaaaattaagaaaaaaagaattgtgaTATCTCCCACACAAgcgtttatatttacatatttaacattGAATTtgaggtgtttttctttttccttcctttcagACCGTCACAGTGGAGCCAGTCCTGAGGTTCagaaggaagaagagaaaaagtttAAGGAAGTGGGTGAGGCTTTCAGCGTGCTTTCAGACCCAAAGAAGAAGTCTCGCTATGACAGCGGACAGGATCTTGAGGATGATGGCATGAACATGGGAGGTCAGTATCGGGACAGCCTCTGGTGTGGGAGGTCCGTTGGGTGAACAGTTCtgaaaaattcagttttatgagatgtgtaaaaaaaaaaagtaaaaatttcagacaaactgaaaagttttctgtattttctccaCCAGATTTTGATGCCAACAACATATTCAAAGCATTCTTTGGAGGTCCAGGTGGTTTTAGTTTTGAAGGTAATTGATTATTTGTGGAAAAATAGACATATGTCCCTCTGCcaataaca from the Melanotaenia boesemani isolate fMelBoe1 chromosome 2, fMelBoe1.pri, whole genome shotgun sequence genome contains:
- the dnajc7 gene encoding dnaJ homolog subfamily C member 7, which gives rise to MATDNCDAVNMDPDMELLSDEELEREAEGFKEQGNAFYIKKDYAEAFNYYTKAIDMCPKNASYYGNRAATLMMLCRYREALEDSQQAVRLDHTFMKGHLREGKCHLSLGNAMAASRCFQRVLELEPDNSQAQQELKNAESILEYERMAEIGFEKRDFRMVVFCMDRALEAASACHKFKILKAECLALLGRYPEAQSVASDILRMDSTNADALYVRGLCLYYEDCIDKAVQFFVQALRMAPDHDKARLACRNAKALKAKKEEGNKTFKEGNFEAAYELYSEALTIDPNNIKTNAKLYCNRATVGSKLKKLEQAIEDCTKAIKLDETYIKAYLRRAQCYMDTEQYEEAVRDYEKVYQTEKTKEHKHLLKTAQLELKKSKRKDYYKVLGIDKNATEDEIKKAYRKRALLHHPDRHSGASPEVQKEEEKKFKEVGEAFSVLSDPKKKSRYDSGQDLEDDGMNMGDFDANNIFKAFFGGPGGFSFEASGPGNFFFQFG